Below is a window of Alistipes sp. ZOR0009 DNA.
CGGGAGCTAAAACTGAGGCTCGGGAAAGCCCACAGGTTTTCCGGGAGCTAAGACCGAGGCTCAGTAGCTGGCTCCTGCAGCTTCGAGGAGGCATGTATGCGGCAACCTGCTGGTTTAACGCCTTAAAATATAGCTTAGAGGGGTGCTGTACGGCATTAATGCGGTGCAGTGCGGTAAAATCGGCCACGGGGCTGGTTACGTGTAGATGGCGCAAAGCGAAAAGGCAAATGGAGTAGGTAAGCTACCAAGCTATCCCATCGATATTTCTTTTTGTAGCAGTGGAATAGGCGATATTCAGCTGAAGTTTAATTTAAAATAAAATTTAATGAAGCTACTAATTTCGTTAACGTCACTCCTTATCGACTCGCTATTTGCGTATGGTAAGGAGATTATTGGGTACTTTGCCAATGCAGGAGTACCTGAGCTGCTAACATCAAAGCCCTACCTGGCCGCTAAGGAAGCGTATGCCCGGATGGAGCAAGGCTTTAAGAAGGCTCGTAAGAATGCGTACACGCAGGAGCTCCAGGAGCTCGATGCCGAACGAGTCCAAGTGTTTAAGGCAATCCGGAAGCTGGTAACCGGCTACCTTCACTCCGACGAGGAGGAAGAAGTGGCGGCTGCTAAGCGGATCGATTCGCTCTTAGACCATTTTGGGGCTGATTTTCTGTGGCTGTCGTACGCCAAGAAAACGGCAAGCATCAGTAAGTTTTTGTCCGAGATCAAATCTGCAGAGTATGCGCCATCGGTGGCCGTTATGCGGATGGAATCGAAGGTGACAAAGCTGGATACGGTAGAAGGTAAGTTTGAGCGCTCCTACACGCTTA
It encodes the following:
- a CDS encoding DUF6261 family protein, which gives rise to MKLLISLTSLLIDSLFAYGKEIIGYFANAGVPELLTSKPYLAAKEAYARMEQGFKKARKNAYTQELQELDAERVQVFKAIRKLVTGYLHSDEEEEVAAAKRIDSLLDHFGADFLWLSYAKKTASISKFLSEIKSAEYAPSVAVMRMESKVTKLDTVEGKFERSYTLSVEDKAAHDAVESASDSRREFEQAVRKLMSYLEVKMMEDENPKLEALGRSITAYNTKFEQNEAKGETNKESKP